CGGCGCAAGGCTACGACCTCCAATCGATCATCACGCACGAGGTCGGGCACTACCTCGGCCTGGCGCACACGAAGGTGAACAACGCCACGATGGAGTCGCGCTACGACCGGGGCCAAACGGGCCTTCGCACCCTCGAGCCCGACGACCAAAAGGGCATCTGCACCATCTACCCGAGCGAGGCCGAGCACACGACCGACAAGCCGGGCGAGGCAGCGGCGACGCGCCTGACGGCGGGCCCGTGCCAGCCGGTCATCACGGTCAACACCGAAGAGCCTGCCCAGGACACCGGTTGCGCCTGCGCGGCGGCCGGCTCAGGCGAGAGGACAGGCCTCGCGAACGCTGGTTTTTTCGCGACATTTGTAGCGTTTGCAGCGATCGCGGCGAGGCGCTCGCGACGCCGCCAAGGCCCGTAGGGCCTGACACAAAACCGTGGTAGGAGGCGCCTATGAGCGTGCTCCTTTCCCGTCGCCACCTCGGCCTCGTGGCGGCGTCTTTGGCCCTCGCCACGACCTCTTGCTCCAAGGCAAAGAACGACGAGTTCGTCGTGGGGGCGTTCCTCTCCCTCTCGGGCTCCGACTCGGCCTTCGGCGTGGACACCAAGAACGGCATCGAGCAGGCGGTCAACGAGCAGAACGCCGCCGGCGGCGTGAAGGGCAAGAAGATCCGCGTCATCTACGAAGACGATCGCTCGATGCCGTCGGAAGCGTCCAACAAGGTTCGCCAGCTCATCGACCGCGACCAGGCGCTCGCCATCCTCGGCGAGGTGGCGTCGAGCCGCACCGAACCGGCGGCCATCGTGGCCAACGAGAAGAAGGTGCCGCTCATCACGCCGTCGTCGACCAACGTGTCGATCACGAAGAACCGCGAGTACGCCTTCCGGGTCTGCTTCACCGACGATCAGCAAGGCGACGTGGCAGCGCGCTTCGTCAAAGAGACGCTCAAGAAGACCAACGTCGCGCTGCTCTATGTGGCGCAGGACAACTATTCGTCGGGCCTCGCGCAAAGCTTCAAGCTCAGCTTCGAGAAGCTTGGCGGCAAGATCGTCGCCGACAAGGGCTACCAGAAGGGCGAGACGAACTACACGACGCACCTCGAGACCATCAAGGCCGCGTCGCCGGAGATCATCTTCGCGCCGATCTACTACAACGACATGGTGCAGGTGGCGCGCCAAGCGAAGGCGGCGGGCATCGCCGGCAACACGTTCGTCGGCGGCGACGGATGGGACGCCAACGAGCTCTTGAAGGGCGCCGGCGCGGAGCTCGAGGGCGCTTTCTTCACCAATCACTACGCGCCCGACGTGCCCTGGGAGAACGCGCAAGCGTTCCTCAAGACCTACCGCGCCAAATACAACGTGGAGCCGACGAGCATGGCGGCGCAGGGCTACGACGCAGCGAAGCTCCTCTTCGACGCCATGGGCCGCGCGCCGGAGCCGACCCGCGAGGCCATTAAGGACGCCATCAAGGCGACGAAGGGCTTCCAAGGCGCAACCGGCACCTTGACCATCGATAAGGATCACAACGCCAACAAGCCCATCGTCATCGTTCAGATCCGGGGCAAGCAGTTCAAGTACTCGACGCAGCTCGTCGCTCAGTAACGGAATCGGGCACCGGCGCAGTGGACCGAATCTTCAGCACGCTGCTGACGGGGGTCGCGCAAGGCGCGATGATCGCGCTCGTCGCCCTCGGCTACACGCTCGTCTACGGCGTGCTCAAGCTCATCAACTTCGCGCACAGCGAAATCTTCATGATGGGCGCCTACGCGGGGCTCTTCGCCATCATGGCCTTCGGCGCCGAAGCGAACCCTGTCCTGGCGGCGACCATGGGCACGCTCATCGCGATGGTCGCCTGCTCGGCGCTCGGCATCGCCGTCGAGCGCACCGCTTATCGCCCTTTGCGGGGTCGCGGCAAGGGCTCGCTCGTGCGCGTGACGCCGCTCGTGACGGCGCTCGGCATGTCGGTGCTCCTACAGAACCTCGCGCAACTCGTCTTCACGGCGCAATACCGCTCGTATCCGCCCCTCTTCGAGCAGAGCCGGATGCGCCTCATCATCGTGGTAACGAGCGTCGTCGTGATGGCGGGGCTCGAGCTCATTGTAAAGAAGACGTGGTTCGGCAAGGCCATGCGCGCCCTTTCGACCAACGAAGAGGCCGCGCGACTCATGGGTGTTCGCACGTCGCGGGTCATCGCCATGACGTTCGCGCTCGGCTCCAGCTTGGCCGCGCTGGGAGCGGTTCTCTTCTGCCTCGATCAATCGCCCGCCTACCCGACCATGGGCCTCGTCATCGGCACCCGCGCGTTTGTCGCGGCTGTCCTTGGCGGAATCGGCAGCATCACCGGCGCGATGCTCGGCGGCCTCCTCCTTGGCGTGCTGGGCGAGCTCATGAAGCTCACCGACTACTCGGGCGGCGTGGACGTCCTCGTCTTCGCGGTGCTCATCGTCGTGCTCTTGCTTCGACCCTCCGGGCTCCTCGGCCAGTCGCGCATCGAGAAGGTGTAGGCAACGGGCGCCCAGGTCGGCGGCGAGCGCCCTCTTGGGCAGGTCGCCCCTAATGGATCGGCCGTTCACCAACGGAAGAAGCGCGCGCTGGGACGCCTGTTGCGAGGACGGAATTTTGGCGCCCGGGCGGGCAGAATGGCGACTTCCACGCCGCGGCCGGCGGAACATTGTCTCGCGCGTGAATTCGCGTGGAAATTCGCGCCGAACGAGGGCCGGCACCGTCATTGCGACGAGGCGAGGCCCAAGGCCTGACGTCGCCCGGCGCGACCCCCGCCGGAAGTGCGCAACCGCTGCCCTCAACCGCTGCCGTAAGGAGAAGAGCCCGCGTGCCCTCGAGGCAAGTCATCGAAGACGCCCGTTCGCTTGTTGGAAGCACCGTGCGCGGCAAGTGGCGCCTCGATGCCCTCTTGGGGGTCGGCGGCAGCGCGGCCGTCTACTCCGCGACGCACCGCAACGGCAAGCGCGGCGCGCTCAAGATCTTGCGTGGCGACCTCGCCGACGACTTGGACTTGCGCAGCCGCTTCTTGAAGGAAGGCTACGTCGCGAACCTCGTTGGGCATCCCGGCGTGGTGGCCATGATCGATGACGACATCGACGTCGAGGGCACGCCCTTCTTGGTGATGGAGCTCCTCGAGGGATCGCCGCTCGATCGGCTCGTCAAGAAGGGGCGTCCGATGCCGCTCGCTCGCGCGTTGGAGATCGGCGAGGCGGTCCTCGATGTCCTCGCCGCGGCGCACGAGCAGGGCATCGTGCACGGCGACATCAAGCCGGGCAACGTGTTCTTGACGACCGCCGGTGAGGTCAAAGTCCTCGACTTCGGCATCGCGCACGTGAGCGACGACACCGTCCGCATGACGGCGGAGGACGCGCTCGGCACGCCGGCATACATTTCACCGGAGCAAGCCCGCGGTGACGACGTCGACGGTCGGACCGATCTGTGGGCCCTGGGCGCGCTGATGATCGCCCTCATCAGCGGCCGGCGGCCGCGCGAGGGCAAGACGGTCGTCGACGAGCTACGCATGGCGGCCACAGAACCGCTCGCTCCCGTGCGGCAGCTTGCGCCGGCGGTGAGCGAGGAGCTGGCCAAGGTCCTCGACCGCGCCGTCTCCTTCGCGCCGCGGGACCGATGGCCCGACGCCACGACGATGCAGCAAGCGCTGCGGTTGGCTCTCTTGCTCGAGCAGGCGAAAAGCCCCGTAGAGGAGCGACTCGACCTCGCGACGCCAAGGCCTGGGGCGAGGTCAGGCGACACGCGCGCCTCGAACGAACGAGGTCCTCGGAAGACGACGCCGCCGCCGCTCCCGCCGGGGGCGCCGGGAGCGCGCGGACCGAAGCCGGACCCCCTGCGCTTGCTCCGCGGGCGCGACGGCTCGACCGACACGCGCGTCGCCACGAGGCGCGTGGACGTCAGCTCGCTAGGACGACTGTCGAGTTACCCGCCGGGCTCGACCACCACGAGCCGCATCGCCTTCGCGAGCACGACCGACCTGGCGGCCGAGTCGACGAGCGGCACCGTTCCAGCGAGAGGCGGAAAGGTCCGGAGCGTCGCGCAACTGTTGGCGCTCGTGGCCGCCATGACGGCGGGTGCGCTCTACGCTGACCCGATGTTCGACGCGTCGACATGGAGCGCGGAGGCGTGGCGTGCGCAGGCCGGCTCCTTGCTCGAGCTCGCTGGCGCGGAACCTGAGGAGACGCTTGGCGCCGGCGCGAGCGACGCAGGCACACCAGACGCCACGCGAAGCGACGCCTCCCGCTGAAGCGCGCCAGCGCTCACGCACCAGGCAAGCGACCTCCGGTGGCGATTGCCCGGACATGGACACCGGATGCCCCAGGTGACGCGGGAGGGATACGCCCGGTTAAATCCGTGAATTTGGGGGTAAGAGACGGAACGACACGAAGGCACACCGTGTGCAGCTATGCGATGTCATGAAACGTTCGGTCCTTATCGTCGCCGCTGTTGGGTTGGTTTCTGCGCTCGTTGCCTGCTCGTCAACCGACGGAAAGGGCCCGACCGATTGCTCGGAGACCCCGAAGGCCAAGGGCTGCAGCAAGGCCGCGGCGCCCGCGTCGACGCAAGAGACGCAAGCGTCGCCCGTCGCGCAGACGCCTCCGCCGGCGGTCCTCCCCGTGAGCGACGCAGGCGATGCCGGGCGTCCGCACAAGCCCGACGGGGGCGCGGCCGTTCTCCCTGAGGCCAACGTGGCCTGCGAAGACCTCAAGCGTTGCTGCGCGCGCGTGCGCGACACCATCGAGCGCGCGGCCTGTTACGGCATCGGCTACAAGTCGAGCAACAGCAGCTGCGCGAACGCCATCATCGCGTATCAAGTCTTCGGCGGCTGCGGCCACGCCTCGTTCGAGATGCCCGACATCTTCAACAGCGACGGCACCGAGAACCAGTCGAAGAGCTGCGAGTACTTGCTCAACCAATGCAACAGCGGCGGAGACTGCAGCGGCTACGACAATCAGTGCGGGAGCTGGGGCACCGGTGGCGGCGGCGGCGGCTACGAACCACCCCTCGACCCGTGCGAGGGCAAGTCGGTGTACCCGAACGACCAAGGCGGCAACGACTACGATTGCTGCATGTTCCCGGACTACGACACCTGCGCGGGCGTGTCCGACTGGGGCATGTATCCCTGACCCGAGACGGCTCGTGCAGGGCGTCAGCCAAAGACGCGCATGAACTGACGGGGTGCCTTCCGCGTCCGCGTGCAGCGGGTGTTGGCGTCAACGAAGCAGACCGAGAAGGCCCGACGAGGAGCGTCGGTCGCGTTTACGCCCGATCGATGCCACATCATGTTGTGGATGAGGAGCACGTCGCCGGCCTTCGCCGGAAGAGGCCTGGCCCGCGCCTCGGCGTTGGCTTCGGCGAGAAACTTCGCGGGCACGACGCCGCCCTGCAGCGTCGCCAAGCCCGCGTGGTGCGTCCCTGGCACGACCTCGACACACCCCGATGCGAAGGGCGCGTCGTCGAGGGCCGTCCAAAGCTGAAGACGCGGCGTCGGGTCGACGCCCCAGAAGCGTCCGCCGTCTTGATGCCACGGGAGCGGCGTTCCGCCGCGAGCCGGCTTCGTCATCATCATCGCGCGGAGGAGAAAGACGTCGTTGCCCAAGACGCGCTGCGCGATGCGCTGGAAGACCGAGTTCTTCATCCACTGAGTGAAGACCGGGTCGAGCTCGAGCTTCTCGATTTTGCGATAGTTGCGCGTCGGGCCCTCGAACCCGCGGCCGTAGGGCAACTCGTGATAGTCGCCGCTCTCTGCGTCGCGCTGGAAGAACATCCCTTCGTAGACGATGTCACCATCCATCAGCGCGTCGGCGCGGGCGCGGAGGCCTGCAAGCACGGCGGGGGGCGCCACGGGGCCCAGCTCGGCGTAGCCCTCACGCTCGTAGCTGCCGATAGCCGCAGCGATGGCCTCGTCGGTCACCGGAAGGACGTCGGCCTCGGGACTCATCGCGCGTAACGCGCGTCGGTACCCGCGAGCTCGAGGGCGGCGGCGTCGATGCGAGCGAGGAGGTCAGCGGAGAGCGGCGGCGCCGAAAGCGCATCGAGCGCGACGTCGAGCTGCTCGACGGAGGCGGGCCCCACGAGGACCGAGTCGACGAGCTCTCGTGACCTTAGAAAGCGGTAGGCGAGGTCGATGAGGCTGAGTCCCGACTCGTGGGCCAACGCGGCGTAGCGGGCGCGGGCCGCGAAGAGCGGTGGCGACCAGTAGCGCCTCCGGTACATGGCGTTGTGTTCGAAGCGCGAGCCCTTCGGCACCGTGGCGATGTCGAGCTCGCGCGCGAGGAGACCTCCCGCGAGCGCGTTGTAGGTCGTCGTGTGGAGCGCATAGCGCGCCGCGAAGCCCGCGTATTCGACGTCGAGCTGACGAACGACGAGGTTGTAGAGCTGTTGCGCCACCACGGGCCGAGGCGAGGCGGCGCGCTCCGTCAAGTGCAAGACCTCGAGCACCTGCCACGACGCGTAATTCGAGAGACCGAAGGCTCCGATGTGGCCCTTCGCAACGAGACCAAGGACGGCCGAAAGCGTTTGTTCGATGGGCGTCGCGGGATCGGGCGCGTGCAGGTAGTAGACGTCGATGGTTTCGACACCGAGGCGACGACGACTCTCGTCGCAGGCCAAAGCGACCGCCTCGGGCGAGAGACCCTCGCTGCGCCCTTGATGGCGACCGAGGCCGACCTTCGTGGCCACGCGAAAGGCCCCAGGGCGCGCCTTCATGGCCTCACCCACGATGCGCTCCGAGGTGCCGTTTTCGTAGACGTTCGCGGTGTCGAGGAGCCGCACGCCTCGTTCGAAGGCGCGGTCGATGATTCGCTGCGCGGCCTTCGCGTCGACGCGCTTGCCGAAGTTCATGGTCCCGAGGGCCACGCTCGGCGGGTCTCCTGGGGTGCGCTTCGCGAACAGCGGGGCGATGGCCGGCAGGTTCACGCGCAACTCACTTCTTGAACAAGCGGTCGAAGAGGCCGCTCTTCTTTCGAACTTCGATGTCGTGTTGCGACTGGGCCTCCTTCTGCGCGCGCATGTTGTGAACGCGCACTTCCCGTTGCGCGTCGAGGTTGCGCGGGTTCAGCTCGAAGGCGATACGAAAGTCGTCCATGGCGCCAGGATCACCGATGCGCTTGCGCAGCGTGCCTCGATAGAAGAAGGCCCGCTCGCAACGAACG
This genomic stretch from Myxococcales bacterium harbors:
- a CDS encoding ABC transporter substrate-binding protein, whose amino-acid sequence is MSVLLSRRHLGLVAASLALATTSCSKAKNDEFVVGAFLSLSGSDSAFGVDTKNGIEQAVNEQNAAGGVKGKKIRVIYEDDRSMPSEASNKVRQLIDRDQALAILGEVASSRTEPAAIVANEKKVPLITPSSTNVSITKNREYAFRVCFTDDQQGDVAARFVKETLKKTNVALLYVAQDNYSSGLAQSFKLSFEKLGGKIVADKGYQKGETNYTTHLETIKAASPEIIFAPIYYNDMVQVARQAKAAGIAGNTFVGGDGWDANELLKGAGAELEGAFFTNHYAPDVPWENAQAFLKTYRAKYNVEPTSMAAQGYDAAKLLFDAMGRAPEPTREAIKDAIKATKGFQGATGTLTIDKDHNANKPIVIVQIRGKQFKYSTQLVAQ
- a CDS encoding branched-chain amino acid ABC transporter permease — protein: MDRIFSTLLTGVAQGAMIALVALGYTLVYGVLKLINFAHSEIFMMGAYAGLFAIMAFGAEANPVLAATMGTLIAMVACSALGIAVERTAYRPLRGRGKGSLVRVTPLVTALGMSVLLQNLAQLVFTAQYRSYPPLFEQSRMRLIIVVTSVVVMAGLELIVKKTWFGKAMRALSTNEEAARLMGVRTSRVIAMTFALGSSLAALGAVLFCLDQSPAYPTMGLVIGTRAFVAAVLGGIGSITGAMLGGLLLGVLGELMKLTDYSGGVDVLVFAVLIVVLLLRPSGLLGQSRIEKV
- a CDS encoding serine/threonine protein kinase; translation: MPSRQVIEDARSLVGSTVRGKWRLDALLGVGGSAAVYSATHRNGKRGALKILRGDLADDLDLRSRFLKEGYVANLVGHPGVVAMIDDDIDVEGTPFLVMELLEGSPLDRLVKKGRPMPLARALEIGEAVLDVLAAAHEQGIVHGDIKPGNVFLTTAGEVKVLDFGIAHVSDDTVRMTAEDALGTPAYISPEQARGDDVDGRTDLWALGALMIALISGRRPREGKTVVDELRMAATEPLAPVRQLAPAVSEELAKVLDRAVSFAPRDRWPDATTMQQALRLALLLEQAKSPVEERLDLATPRPGARSGDTRASNERGPRKTTPPPLPPGAPGARGPKPDPLRLLRGRDGSTDTRVATRRVDVSSLGRLSSYPPGSTTTSRIAFASTTDLAAESTSGTVPARGGKVRSVAQLLALVAAMTAGALYADPMFDASTWSAEAWRAQAGSLLELAGAEPEETLGAGASDAGTPDATRSDASR
- a CDS encoding phytanoyl-CoA dioxygenase family protein, with amino-acid sequence MSPEADVLPVTDEAIAAAIGSYEREGYAELGPVAPPAVLAGLRARADALMDGDIVYEGMFFQRDAESGDYHELPYGRGFEGPTRNYRKIEKLELDPVFTQWMKNSVFQRIAQRVLGNDVFLLRAMMMTKPARGGTPLPWHQDGGRFWGVDPTPRLQLWTALDDAPFASGCVEVVPGTHHAGLATLQGGVVPAKFLAEANAEARARPLPAKAGDVLLIHNMMWHRSGVNATDAPRRAFSVCFVDANTRCTRTRKAPRQFMRVFG
- a CDS encoding aldo/keto reductase produces the protein MNFGKRVDAKAAQRIIDRAFERGVRLLDTANVYENGTSERIVGEAMKARPGAFRVATKVGLGRHQGRSEGLSPEAVALACDESRRRLGVETIDVYYLHAPDPATPIEQTLSAVLGLVAKGHIGAFGLSNYASWQVLEVLHLTERAASPRPVVAQQLYNLVVRQLDVEYAGFAARYALHTTTYNALAGGLLARELDIATVPKGSRFEHNAMYRRRYWSPPLFAARARYAALAHESGLSLIDLAYRFLRSRELVDSVLVGPASVEQLDVALDALSAPPLSADLLARIDAAALELAGTDARYAR